The following proteins are co-located in the Nonlabens ponticola genome:
- a CDS encoding shikimate kinase encodes MIANEPKQIILLGYMGSGKSTVGKELAVLLEREFIDLDDYLEEREKASISQVIQEKGAIYFRKREHDCLKEVLEGDEKIVLALGGGTPCYYNNMKLISQSNEAISFYLRAAVPFLTNRLFDERAHRPLISRFEQQDDLAEFIGKHLLERSGFYNEATHNLSIENKTVNQIVAEIEDLL; translated from the coding sequence ATGATCGCAAATGAGCCTAAACAAATCATACTATTGGGTTACATGGGTTCTGGTAAATCTACTGTAGGTAAGGAACTTGCGGTATTATTAGAAAGAGAATTCATTGACCTGGATGATTATCTGGAAGAGAGAGAAAAGGCAAGTATCTCTCAAGTTATTCAAGAAAAGGGTGCTATTTATTTCAGGAAAAGGGAGCACGATTGCCTAAAAGAGGTTCTAGAAGGTGATGAAAAAATAGTTTTAGCCTTAGGCGGCGGCACACCATGTTACTATAATAATATGAAGCTGATTAGCCAATCGAACGAGGCAATTAGTTTTTATTTGAGAGCCGCAGTACCTTTTTTGACAAATCGCTTGTTTGATGAGCGAGCGCATCGACCATTGATCTCGAGATTTGAACAACAAGATGATCTCGCCGAGTTTATTGGAAAGCATCTGCTAGAACGATCAGGATTTTACAATGAGGCGACCCACAATCTTAGCATTGAAAATAAAACGGTTAATCAGATAGTAGCCGAAATTGAGGATTTACTGTAG
- a CDS encoding MerR family transcriptional regulator, protein MIKNTFSIKDLENLSGIKAHTIRIWEKRYNLLEPNRTDTNIRNYDVEALQKILNVSYLKNSGIKISAIAALSGEEIEKEVRRLAQNDNRLNFSIQQVKMAMVNFDNALFQETYKKLFQQKGFSGVFKELFIPFLIELGFLWQSKTINIAHEHYISHLIKQKLLANLEEVQYSRAEEGSQLYVLFLPENEMHDLGLLFLNYELLSRGHNTIYLGASMTLDNLSYFQKRHDKPIYITYLTVNPEIKKIPTFLDRFNKKVACDTDIELWLLGHLSEKIDADILNDNQKRFDSISELIDHIS, encoded by the coding sequence GTGATTAAGAACACGTTTAGTATAAAGGACCTAGAAAACCTGAGCGGTATTAAGGCTCATACTATACGCATCTGGGAAAAGCGATATAATCTTCTCGAGCCTAACCGAACAGACACCAACATACGCAACTATGATGTTGAGGCACTCCAAAAAATCTTAAATGTAAGTTACCTTAAGAACTCTGGAATTAAGATAAGTGCGATCGCAGCCTTAAGTGGTGAAGAAATTGAAAAAGAAGTTCGCAGATTAGCGCAAAATGATAATAGACTGAATTTTTCCATCCAGCAGGTCAAAATGGCGATGGTGAATTTTGACAACGCGCTGTTTCAAGAAACTTATAAAAAGCTATTTCAACAAAAAGGATTTTCCGGTGTGTTTAAGGAATTGTTTATTCCATTTCTTATTGAATTGGGATTTTTATGGCAATCAAAAACCATCAACATTGCTCATGAGCACTATATAAGTCACCTCATCAAACAAAAGCTACTCGCTAATCTAGAAGAAGTTCAATATTCACGTGCTGAAGAAGGTAGCCAACTCTACGTTTTATTCTTGCCTGAGAATGAAATGCATGACTTAGGATTGTTGTTTCTCAACTATGAACTACTTTCTAGAGGACACAACACCATCTACTTGGGAGCGAGCATGACTCTGGACAATCTAAGCTACTTCCAAAAGAGGCATGACAAACCTATTTATATCACGTACTTGACGGTAAATCCAGAAATTAAAAAGATCCCTACATTTCTAGATAGATTTAACAAAAAGGTCGCCTGTGATACCGATATTGAACTTTGGTTATTAGGTCATCTTTCAGAAAAAATTGATGCTGATATTTTGAATGATAATCAAAAAAGATTCGACAGTATAAGCGAATTGATTGATCACATATCATAG
- a CDS encoding phytoene desaturase family protein, which translates to MGHKIAIIGSGFSSLAAASYLSQAGHQVSVFEKNPTVGGRARRLEKDGFTFDIGPSWYWMPDIFERFFADFGKKPSDYYQLDKLDPAYSVYFEKDRIKIGADLESIKETFEQYEKGSSKHLQEFIDEASENYDIAIKNLVYRPGESPLELVTKQTVTKLGAFVSNVSRDVRKKFKDPRLISILEFPVLFLGATPSNTPSFYNFMNYADFGLGTWHPKGGMYEVILAMKKLAMEQGATIRTDAAVTKILVDKKGTANGIMIDDEKHLFDIVLSGADYHHSETLLEEKHRQYSEKYWDKKTFAPSSLIFYVGFDKKLKNVDHHNLFFDTDFTKHANEIYEDPKWPEDPLFYANFTSITDPQTAPDGCENGFFLIPLAPDLEDTPELREEYFQKIITRFEDLTGQKVKDNILFKESFCVNDFKEAYNSYKGNAYGMANTLLQTAFLRPNLRSRKVKNLYFTGQLTVPGPGVPPSLISGKLAAQLINKHSSQ; encoded by the coding sequence ATGGGGCATAAAATAGCCATTATAGGATCTGGTTTTTCATCACTGGCAGCCGCTTCCTATCTCTCACAAGCAGGACACCAAGTATCTGTATTTGAAAAAAATCCTACCGTAGGCGGTCGCGCACGCAGACTAGAAAAAGACGGTTTTACATTTGACATAGGACCGTCATGGTACTGGATGCCTGATATTTTTGAACGTTTCTTTGCAGACTTTGGGAAGAAACCTTCAGACTATTATCAGCTGGATAAGCTAGATCCAGCCTACTCTGTTTATTTTGAAAAGGATCGCATCAAGATAGGTGCAGATCTGGAAAGTATCAAGGAGACTTTTGAACAGTACGAGAAAGGCAGTAGCAAACATTTGCAGGAATTCATAGATGAAGCAAGCGAGAATTATGACATCGCTATCAAGAATCTTGTATATCGTCCAGGAGAATCGCCCTTAGAATTAGTAACTAAACAAACGGTTACCAAGCTTGGTGCTTTTGTTAGTAATGTGTCGCGAGATGTGCGTAAAAAGTTCAAAGATCCACGACTGATTTCCATATTAGAGTTTCCAGTATTGTTTCTAGGCGCAACTCCGTCAAACACTCCAAGCTTTTACAACTTCATGAACTATGCAGACTTTGGTCTAGGCACATGGCATCCTAAAGGTGGTATGTACGAGGTGATTCTAGCTATGAAAAAGCTAGCGATGGAGCAAGGCGCTACCATAAGAACTGATGCTGCCGTCACCAAAATTCTAGTTGACAAAAAAGGAACTGCCAACGGCATAATGATCGATGATGAAAAACATTTATTTGACATCGTACTTTCTGGAGCAGATTATCATCACTCGGAAACTTTATTAGAGGAGAAACACAGGCAGTATTCAGAGAAGTATTGGGATAAAAAAACCTTTGCTCCTAGCTCATTGATCTTCTATGTAGGCTTTGACAAGAAATTGAAAAATGTAGATCATCACAATCTCTTTTTTGACACAGATTTTACCAAGCATGCTAATGAGATCTATGAAGATCCCAAATGGCCAGAGGATCCATTGTTTTATGCAAACTTCACCTCGATAACTGATCCACAAACCGCACCAGATGGTTGTGAGAATGGTTTCTTCTTGATTCCACTGGCTCCAGATCTAGAAGATACGCCTGAATTACGAGAAGAATACTTTCAAAAGATTATTACCCGATTTGAAGATTTGACTGGTCAAAAAGTAAAAGACAATATACTTTTCAAGGAATCATTTTGCGTCAATGACTTTAAAGAAGCTTACAATAGCTACAAGGGAAATGCCTATGGAATGGCCAATACCTTACTGCAAACTGCATTTCTTAGGCCTAATTTAAGAAGTCGCAAAGTAAAAAACCTTTACTTTACAGGTCAGCTGACAGTTCCAGGGCCAGGCGTACCGCCATCATTGATATCTGGTAAACTAGCGGCACAACTGATCAACAAACATTCAAGTCAATGA
- a CDS encoding phytoene/squalene synthase family protein — MKSIFDEVSRQCSKAVTNNYSTSFSLASKMLGPSIRQDIHNIYGFVRFADEIVDTFHDYDKRTLLDRFEKDLKNAIEEKISLNPILNSFQETVNKYDITPDMYGAFIHSMRLDLDKSIYLTEEEYKNYIYGSADVVGLMSLKVFVKGNLDQYNDLKDDAMRLGSAFQKVNFLRDLRADLDDLERSYFPNTDLHDLKEADKARLIEEIKEDFDAGLRGIQRLPVEAKLGVYTAYVYYRRLLTRLERTPSKEIRNTRIRVPNYEKIGLLAKGYVSYRLNLI, encoded by the coding sequence ATGAAAAGTATTTTTGACGAGGTATCAAGACAGTGTAGTAAAGCAGTAACTAATAACTACAGTACCTCATTCTCTCTAGCCAGTAAAATGTTGGGGCCATCAATTAGACAGGATATCCATAACATTTACGGCTTTGTTAGATTTGCTGATGAGATCGTAGATACATTTCATGACTACGATAAACGCACGCTGCTTGATAGATTTGAAAAGGATCTCAAAAATGCTATCGAAGAGAAAATCAGTCTAAATCCTATTCTCAATTCCTTTCAAGAAACTGTCAATAAGTACGATATCACTCCAGATATGTATGGAGCTTTTATCCATAGCATGAGATTGGATCTTGATAAGTCCATTTATTTGACTGAAGAAGAATATAAAAACTACATCTACGGCAGCGCGGATGTTGTAGGTCTTATGTCCTTAAAGGTATTTGTGAAAGGTAATTTAGATCAATACAACGATCTTAAGGACGATGCCATGAGATTAGGAAGTGCCTTTCAAAAAGTTAACTTCTTGCGTGATTTAAGAGCTGACCTTGATGATCTTGAACGCAGCTATTTTCCTAATACAGATCTGCACGATTTAAAAGAAGCTGATAAGGCAAGACTCATTGAAGAAATAAAAGAAGACTTTGATGCAGGGTTGCGAGGTATTCAACGACTACCTGTAGAAGCAAAGCTGGGTGTTTACACAGCCTATGTCTACTATCGCAGGTTACTCACGAGATTAGAGCGTACTCCATCAAAGGAAATACGCAATACTCGTATAAGAGTTCCCAACTATGAGAAGATCGGGCTACTTGCTAAAGGCTATGTAAGTTACAGACTCAACCTTATTTAA
- a CDS encoding sterol desaturase family protein: MHTFYWILIFLVTFGIMEFLAWFIHKYIMHGFLWNLHEDHHHKTHDSWFEKNDWFFVFFASISIIAKVSHSQLDLWWALPISAGIFAYGVAYFIVHDIFIHQRFKWLRKANNTYAKGVRRAHKIHHKHLGKEKGENFGMLVVPLKYFK, translated from the coding sequence ATGCATACATTTTATTGGATTTTAATATTCCTGGTCACCTTTGGAATAATGGAATTTCTAGCATGGTTCATCCATAAATATATCATGCACGGTTTTTTATGGAATCTACATGAAGACCATCATCATAAAACACACGACAGTTGGTTTGAGAAAAACGACTGGTTTTTTGTGTTTTTTGCCTCTATAAGTATCATTGCCAAAGTTTCTCATAGCCAATTAGACTTATGGTGGGCATTGCCCATCAGTGCCGGGATTTTCGCTTATGGCGTGGCGTATTTTATAGTACACGATATCTTTATTCATCAGCGATTCAAATGGTTGCGCAAGGCAAATAATACGTATGCTAAAGGTGTGCGTCGTGCCCATAAGATTCACCATAAACACTTAGGTAAGGAAAAAGGTGAAAACTTTGGTATGCTGGTCGTACCACTCAAATACTTTAAATAA
- the crtD gene encoding 1-hydroxycarotenoid 3,4-desaturase CrtD: protein MAVAIVIGAGIGGLAAALRLQHKGYQTTVIEKNNYAGGKLHAIEQDGYRFDLGPSLFTLPHLVDELHDLFEESVDFDYDSHPTACHYFWEDGTCFKAPSTIDGFVKEASQTFDEPTRNLTSYLERSKKKYELTSKLFLEKSLHRWQTYLSKDTLKAILNISKLGISNTLDKDNSTFDSPKLQQLFNRYATYNGSSPYQTPGIMSMIPYLELGLGTYYPQGGMHRISQSLYELAVKVGVEFRFRESVTSIDQSNNKIAGVTTDKSQYKADLVVCNMDVFPTYEKLLLKAKKPQKTLDQERSSSALIFYWGINSKHKQLDLHNILFSEDYPAEFNAIFKEKTLFDDPTVYINITSKLTPGDAPDGKENWFVMINSPGDYGQDWEALVKQARKNIIAKINRTLNVDIEPLIETEYILTPQGIEENTSSYRGALYGAASNNKFAAFLRHPNFNSNIKNLYHVGGSVHPGGGIPLSILSARIAADLIPDAQ, encoded by the coding sequence ATGGCAGTTGCCATCGTCATAGGTGCTGGAATCGGTGGTCTTGCAGCTGCATTGCGCCTCCAGCATAAAGGCTATCAAACTACGGTCATTGAGAAAAACAACTACGCTGGTGGTAAATTGCATGCCATTGAACAAGATGGATATAGATTTGATTTGGGCCCATCGCTGTTTACATTGCCGCATCTAGTTGATGAGTTACATGATCTATTTGAAGAATCTGTAGACTTTGATTATGATTCACATCCTACGGCCTGTCATTATTTCTGGGAAGATGGCACTTGTTTTAAAGCACCATCGACCATTGATGGATTTGTAAAAGAAGCGAGTCAAACGTTTGACGAGCCTACTAGAAATCTTACATCCTATCTCGAGCGCAGCAAGAAAAAATACGAACTCACCAGCAAGCTGTTTTTAGAAAAATCATTGCACCGCTGGCAAACCTACTTAAGCAAGGACACGCTCAAAGCAATTCTCAATATTTCAAAACTAGGCATCAGCAATACGCTAGATAAGGATAACAGTACATTTGACTCGCCTAAATTGCAGCAGCTATTCAATAGATATGCTACCTACAATGGCTCATCGCCCTATCAGACACCAGGCATCATGAGCATGATTCCCTATCTAGAACTGGGTTTGGGTACTTACTATCCGCAAGGCGGCATGCATCGCATCTCACAATCATTATATGAGCTTGCAGTCAAGGTTGGTGTGGAGTTCCGCTTTCGCGAAAGCGTAACCTCTATCGATCAGTCTAACAATAAAATAGCTGGTGTCACTACAGATAAAAGTCAATACAAGGCAGATCTGGTCGTTTGCAACATGGACGTTTTTCCTACTTATGAAAAGCTGTTGCTTAAAGCCAAGAAACCTCAAAAAACACTGGACCAAGAACGCTCCAGTAGCGCGCTCATTTTCTATTGGGGTATCAATAGCAAACATAAGCAACTGGACTTGCACAACATATTGTTTAGTGAAGACTACCCTGCTGAATTTAATGCTATTTTCAAGGAAAAAACGCTATTTGATGATCCGACAGTTTACATCAATATCACTAGTAAATTAACACCTGGCGATGCACCAGATGGTAAAGAAAACTGGTTTGTGATGATCAATTCGCCTGGCGATTACGGTCAAGATTGGGAGGCGCTGGTGAAACAAGCGAGAAAAAATATTATTGCCAAGATCAATCGTACGCTCAATGTGGATATTGAGCCGCTCATCGAGACAGAATATATTCTAACACCGCAAGGCATTGAAGAAAATACCAGCAGTTATCGTGGCGCACTATACGGCGCTGCCAGCAATAATAAATTTGCAGCGTTCTTGAGACATCCCAATTTCAACTCAAACATTAAAAACCTATATCATGTAGGTGGATCGGTGCATCCAGGTGGTGGCATACCACTCAGTATTTTAAGTGCCCGCATTGCGGCAGATTTAATACCAGATGCCCAATGA
- a CDS encoding carotenoid biosynthesis protein, with protein sequence MKLGLIIFLWVIHVAALIGIALGYESFFLPKSPFTMLYLLLMVVLYFPIDTGKKVALFGAFAVVGLLVEWIGVHTGALFGNYYYLENFGIKIDGIPLLIGVNWAILAFTTHVIATKLTLNIWTRILAGSSLMVIIDFFLEQICEYAGFWVFAGGAGIFNYVCWFVVAALLHWILAKSRVKGDLVISTHIYIVQLIFAATLWIIISTI encoded by the coding sequence ATGAAATTAGGCCTTATCATCTTTTTATGGGTAATTCATGTAGCCGCGTTGATAGGAATAGCGCTGGGTTATGAATCTTTTTTCTTGCCTAAATCGCCTTTTACTATGTTGTACTTGCTACTCATGGTCGTCCTTTATTTCCCGATAGATACAGGTAAAAAGGTAGCATTGTTCGGTGCTTTTGCCGTTGTTGGGCTGTTAGTTGAATGGATAGGCGTACATACGGGAGCATTATTTGGTAACTATTATTATCTAGAGAATTTTGGGATCAAGATAGATGGTATCCCATTATTGATAGGAGTCAATTGGGCAATACTAGCTTTTACCACTCATGTCATTGCCACAAAGCTCACGTTAAATATCTGGACACGTATTCTAGCTGGATCAAGCTTGATGGTAATCATCGATTTTTTCCTGGAACAAATATGTGAGTATGCTGGGTTCTGGGTTTTTGCTGGTGGCGCAGGTATTTTTAACTACGTATGCTGGTTTGTTGTAGCCGCATTATTACATTGGATTCTGGCAAAAAGTCGCGTAAAAGGCGACCTTGTCATCTCAACACACATTTACATTGTTCAACTCATTTTTGCAGCCACACTATGGATCATCATAAGTACGATATAG
- a CDS encoding lycopene cyclase family protein: protein MDHHKYDIAIVGMGCAGSHVLLAMLEHEQFMDKSILILDDYSADSLEKTWSYWEKGTGKWDHLISQQWNQGSFISHNKSIDLDLDPYHYKMIKSVDFIAFAKAKFQHHSNITHVAEKVTDVRQGHTARIFTESCTYQADLVLDSRVSQKFYNNTNAITLKQHFLGWHIRTEKDLFDPDHFVMMDYRYQDPGTTSFMYLLPFEKNEALIEYTYFSGELVDDAVYESKMREYLKKEYKLDEFEIVRIEQGVIPMTTYDFTAHNTQVVHKIGTAGGWVKASTGYSFKMSEKRAAQLVDNYITGKDLGHNMQEAKYRWYDQIMLDVLHQDNGRGDKVFTTLYSKNDIQRIFAFLDEETTFQQELQIMLPMTSYPFVRSAVTSFFK, encoded by the coding sequence ATGGATCATCATAAGTACGATATAGCCATAGTTGGTATGGGTTGCGCCGGTAGCCATGTGCTGCTGGCGATGCTGGAGCACGAACAATTCATGGACAAAAGCATTCTCATTCTCGACGATTACAGTGCTGATAGTCTTGAGAAAACATGGAGTTATTGGGAAAAAGGTACTGGTAAGTGGGATCACCTCATCTCACAGCAATGGAATCAAGGTTCATTTATATCGCACAACAAATCCATTGACCTAGATCTCGATCCGTATCATTATAAGATGATTAAAAGTGTTGATTTTATAGCTTTCGCGAAAGCAAAATTCCAACACCACTCTAACATCACACACGTTGCCGAAAAAGTGACCGACGTTCGTCAAGGGCATACCGCAAGGATATTCACAGAATCTTGCACTTACCAGGCAGATCTAGTACTTGATAGTCGCGTATCACAAAAGTTCTATAACAACACTAATGCCATTACACTCAAACAACACTTTCTAGGCTGGCATATCAGGACTGAGAAAGATCTATTTGATCCAGATCATTTTGTAATGATGGACTATAGATATCAAGATCCTGGCACCACTAGTTTTATGTATCTGCTACCTTTTGAAAAAAATGAAGCATTAATTGAATACACCTATTTCTCTGGAGAGCTAGTAGACGACGCGGTTTATGAAAGTAAAATGCGGGAATACCTCAAAAAAGAATATAAGCTGGATGAATTTGAAATAGTAAGAATCGAGCAAGGTGTCATTCCTATGACGACCTATGATTTTACTGCGCATAATACTCAGGTAGTTCACAAAATAGGAACCGCTGGCGGCTGGGTAAAGGCAAGTACTGGTTACAGTTTTAAAATGAGTGAGAAACGCGCCGCGCAGTTAGTAGATAATTATATTACCGGTAAGGATCTAGGCCACAATATGCAGGAAGCCAAATATCGATGGTATGATCAAATTATGTTAGACGTGTTGCATCAGGATAACGGTCGTGGCGATAAGGTCTTCACAACACTTTACAGTAAAAACGATATCCAGCGCATTTTTGCTTTTCTAGATGAAGAAACCACGTTTCAACAAGAATTACAGATCATGCTGCCCATGACATCTTATCCTTTTGTAAGATCCGCGGTTACCAGTTTCTTTAAATGA
- a CDS encoding DUF3291 domain-containing protein produces the protein MSKQITTVSIFKRDSLSGKSWQFIAVAEAWVRLRKVAGQQFFKVMGKGLDGFNPTPDWSTYMHVQVWENEKVAQEYFDSSKFHNRLKEKADDYQLIFMRNVKARGQWARKNPFEESTELDDGNPLVFVLTRARIKLTFLKRFWDYVPQSQRDIVENEHVLFKAGVGEWPVTHMATMSLWDSADAINKFAYRNKAHKNAIRQTNALQWYAEELFSRFQPYASTGTMDQLNIESHLKKLVTADLTKG, from the coding sequence ATGAGCAAACAAATCACCACCGTATCTATTTTTAAAAGAGATTCTTTATCAGGAAAATCTTGGCAATTTATCGCGGTTGCTGAAGCTTGGGTAAGATTGCGCAAAGTTGCTGGCCAACAGTTTTTCAAAGTCATGGGAAAAGGTTTGGACGGTTTCAATCCTACACCAGACTGGAGTACTTATATGCATGTACAAGTATGGGAAAATGAAAAAGTAGCTCAAGAATACTTTGACAGCAGTAAGTTTCATAATAGGCTCAAAGAAAAAGCGGATGATTACCAGCTTATCTTCATGCGCAATGTGAAAGCTAGAGGTCAATGGGCTAGAAAGAATCCCTTTGAGGAAAGTACAGAGCTTGATGACGGCAATCCACTGGTTTTTGTATTGACGAGAGCTCGTATTAAATTGACATTTTTGAAAAGATTCTGGGATTATGTGCCACAATCCCAACGTGATATTGTTGAGAACGAGCATGTATTATTTAAAGCTGGAGTAGGTGAATGGCCGGTAACACATATGGCCACCATGAGTTTATGGGATAGCGCTGATGCTATCAATAAATTTGCCTATCGCAACAAGGCTCATAAAAATGCCATAAGACAAACCAACGCTCTACAGTGGTATGCCGAGGAATTGTTCAGCAGGTTTCAACCTTATGCAAGTACAGGCACCATGGATCAATTAAATATTGAATCTCATTTAAAGAAACTGGTAACCGCGGATCTTACAAAAGGATAA
- the ggt gene encoding gamma-glutamyltransferase codes for MKYSLHLIWLLAVLISPQLHTAQNYAQHGMVVSDNEIASKVGVEIMKQGGNAIDASIATAFALAVVHPAAGNIGGGGFMVYRPKAGDVTTIDFREKAPLAATPTMFLGPDGEVIKGLNHNSALAIGVPGTVAGMALAHKKYGKLPWKKLVQPAIELARQGIPLTYALSRDARGIDQWDDAPAFLKQLFTENGKVLEFNENWKQLALANTLDIIATRGHNGFYKGEIAEQIANYVQREGGIITEKDLNQYEAIERKPIHGTFNGYDIYSMPPPSSGGVTLVAMLNLMEQADVEEIPFNSTAYTHLLIESMRRGFADRAQFLGDPDFNEDMPLDRLTSKSHAVMRFKNIDMDKASVSDPSTYGHPYDGENTTHYSVIDSDGNAVSVTYTLEQSYGSGMGSNELGFIFNNEMGDFNPQPGVTTTSGQVGSDPNIIAPGKRMLSSMTPVIVSKDNKPFLIIGSPGGRTIINTVYQTVLNATLYEMDLHDAIESMKIHHQWLPDVTYYERHKLSPDVVKNLEEMGHTMTPRNVLGRLMGISIDQQTGIRTGVSDSSSPDGAAVGY; via the coding sequence ATGAAATATAGTTTGCATCTTATTTGGCTGTTAGCCGTTTTAATTAGTCCGCAATTACATACGGCGCAGAATTATGCGCAGCATGGTATGGTCGTCTCTGATAATGAGATCGCCAGTAAAGTAGGCGTTGAAATAATGAAGCAAGGCGGTAATGCTATTGACGCTAGCATTGCAACGGCCTTTGCACTAGCCGTAGTACATCCAGCAGCCGGTAATATAGGTGGCGGCGGTTTTATGGTATATCGCCCTAAAGCTGGAGACGTGACCACTATTGATTTTAGAGAAAAGGCACCTCTTGCGGCAACGCCTACCATGTTTCTAGGACCAGATGGTGAAGTAATTAAAGGTCTTAACCATAACAGCGCTCTAGCAATAGGCGTTCCCGGAACCGTTGCTGGAATGGCGCTCGCTCATAAGAAATATGGTAAATTACCCTGGAAAAAACTTGTGCAACCAGCGATTGAACTAGCACGTCAAGGAATACCGCTGACCTATGCCCTATCGCGTGACGCTCGCGGAATTGATCAGTGGGATGATGCACCAGCATTTCTCAAGCAGCTATTTACAGAAAACGGAAAGGTGCTAGAATTCAATGAAAATTGGAAACAACTAGCACTTGCTAATACATTGGATATTATTGCGACTCGAGGCCACAATGGATTTTACAAAGGTGAAATTGCCGAACAAATTGCCAACTACGTTCAACGAGAAGGTGGCATCATCACCGAGAAAGATCTCAACCAGTATGAGGCTATCGAGAGAAAACCTATCCACGGTACTTTTAATGGATACGACATCTACAGTATGCCACCGCCTAGTTCTGGTGGTGTGACACTTGTAGCCATGCTCAATTTAATGGAACAGGCAGATGTTGAGGAAATACCTTTTAATTCAACAGCCTACACACACTTACTAATTGAAAGCATGCGACGAGGCTTTGCAGATCGCGCTCAATTTTTAGGCGATCCAGATTTTAACGAGGACATGCCGCTGGATCGATTGACCTCAAAATCTCATGCTGTGATGAGATTTAAAAATATTGATATGGATAAAGCCTCAGTTAGCGATCCATCAACTTACGGTCATCCATATGATGGTGAGAATACCACTCATTATTCAGTTATTGATAGTGATGGTAATGCGGTATCGGTGACCTACACGCTGGAACAGAGCTACGGGTCTGGAATGGGAAGCAATGAATTAGGTTTTATATTCAATAATGAGATGGGTGATTTTAATCCGCAGCCTGGTGTGACAACTACTAGTGGACAAGTAGGATCTGATCCTAACATCATTGCACCTGGCAAGAGAATGTTGTCTAGCATGACGCCTGTGATCGTTTCCAAAGACAATAAGCCATTCTTAATCATAGGTAGTCCTGGTGGTCGTACCATCATCAACACGGTTTACCAGACAGTACTTAACGCAACTCTTTATGAAATGGATTTACATGATGCGATCGAGTCCATGAAAATCCACCATCAATGGTTACCCGATGTAACATATTATGAGCGTCACAAGCTATCGCCAGATGTAGTCAAAAATCTGGAAGAAATGGGACATACTATGACACCACGCAATGTGTTGGGTAGGCTCATGGGAATTAGTATTGATCAACAAACAGGAATACGCACCGGCGTGAGTGATTCTTCAAGTCCAGATGGCGCAGCAGTTGGATACTAG
- a CDS encoding acyloxyacyl hydrolase, with protein sequence MLEAIPLSRKQNPKKAFHYCFLAIAFSILAGINARAQEKEYFIDYAGLNAGFSRQDVFPYNNDNYFHESRYLKVQLGKEVWNRKKQSIEVLVEPSVYFVKHRMLNFFYIKPQDAENFMELRDRFLQPLEYEEYALNIGLIYRYEFSDLWSAYGQISIGPMIATERTERQDEGFSFSDIVGLGTTYRHDRWRYDLRFTLRHVSNADLTENNDGHNNAGIEIGVGINL encoded by the coding sequence ATGTTAGAAGCTATTCCGCTTTCGCGAAAGCAGAATCCAAAAAAAGCCTTTCATTATTGCTTTCTAGCCATTGCTTTCTCAATACTCGCAGGAATAAATGCTCGCGCCCAAGAGAAAGAATACTTCATCGACTATGCTGGACTCAACGCGGGTTTTTCACGTCAAGATGTATTCCCGTACAATAATGACAACTATTTTCACGAAAGCAGGTATCTTAAAGTACAGCTAGGTAAGGAAGTATGGAATCGTAAAAAACAGTCGATAGAGGTGCTGGTTGAGCCATCTGTTTATTTTGTCAAACATAGAATGCTCAATTTTTTCTACATCAAACCTCAAGATGCAGAAAATTTTATGGAGTTGCGAGATCGATTTCTTCAACCTCTTGAATACGAAGAATATGCATTAAATATAGGGCTGATATACAGGTATGAATTCAGCGATCTCTGGAGTGCTTACGGGCAGATAAGCATTGGTCCAATGATCGCGACAGAGAGAACTGAACGCCAAGATGAAGGATTTTCGTTTTCAGACATTGTAGGATTGGGTACCACCTATCGACACGATCGCTGGCGATATGATCTACGGTTTACACTAAGACACGTAAGCAATGCAGATCTAACCGAAAATAATGACGGTCATAATAATGCTGGTATCGAAATCGGAGTTGGAATCAATCTCTAG